From Dietzia sp. ANT_WB102, a single genomic window includes:
- a CDS encoding siderophore-interacting protein — MSDQTARRPRNPHRAESWQPTALRRVRVRAVEPLAPELVRVTLEGDELGEFAATSSADTTATAAAGDPGLVPAVRSPAFDDVVVFCLPDPATGEVTLPVPAPGGGLGHPPGGAALVREYTVRSLRDGALCVDLVRHASGAGAHWLEAVRPGDELTIVGPRVSRALPAVECMLAVGDATALPALARLIEERPPSLPLDVLAAVPDPSALPCTVLPAVSPADADRVRVRVVAAAPGSADELIAALAAAELPTGFAWVAGESGMVAAVRRHLLARGQEPDRVQFTGYWRLGGPL, encoded by the coding sequence GTGTCTGACCAGACGGCCCGGCGCCCGCGCAACCCCCACCGGGCGGAGAGCTGGCAGCCGACCGCACTGCGCCGGGTCCGGGTCCGCGCGGTCGAGCCCCTCGCTCCCGAGCTGGTGCGCGTCACGCTCGAGGGCGACGAGCTCGGGGAGTTCGCCGCCACCAGCTCCGCAGACACCACCGCCACCGCAGCGGCCGGCGACCCCGGCCTCGTGCCCGCCGTGCGCAGCCCGGCCTTCGACGACGTCGTGGTCTTCTGCCTGCCTGATCCCGCCACGGGCGAGGTCACGCTCCCCGTTCCCGCGCCGGGCGGCGGGCTGGGTCACCCGCCGGGAGGCGCTGCACTGGTGCGCGAGTACACCGTGCGGTCCCTGCGAGACGGCGCGCTGTGCGTGGATCTGGTCCGCCATGCCTCGGGCGCGGGAGCGCACTGGCTCGAGGCGGTCCGGCCTGGTGATGAACTGACGATCGTCGGCCCGCGCGTGAGCCGCGCCCTTCCCGCGGTGGAGTGCATGCTCGCCGTCGGGGACGCCACTGCCCTGCCCGCGCTGGCCCGGCTGATCGAGGAGCGGCCGCCATCGCTGCCCCTCGACGTGCTGGCCGCGGTGCCCGACCCCTCCGCACTACCCTGCACTGTCCTACCCGCGGTCTCCCCCGCCGACGCCGACCGCGTGCGGGTTCGCGTGGTGGCGGCGGCACCCGGCTCGGCGGACGAGCTCATCGCCGCGCTGGCCGCGGCCGAACTCCCCACCGGGTTTGCGTGGGTGGCCGGCGAGTCCGGGATGGTAGCGGCCGTCCGCCGTCATCTCCTCGCTCGCGGCCAGGAGCCCGATCGCGTCCAGTTCACTGGTTACTGGCGCCTCGGCGGGCCGCTGTAG
- a CDS encoding iron chelate uptake ABC transporter family permease subunit codes for MTTTTPHTGQALPTGELLLTAGGFSVRLHLRTAWVTAALAVVVVVLVAASLVVGEFTIPIPDAVATLLGDAPDRTTNFFIHERRLPRALVAVAVGAALATSGALFCALTRNPLASPDIIGITQGASAGGATVILVLGGGIAQVATGALVGAALTAGFILALTWWRGLSGARLVLLGVALGALAMAYVAHLLSRGFVASAVTAQVWLTGSLQGCGWSELWPLAWVLLVASVVIASRSRAMRALALGDDVAVALGVRLRSTRLVLLAAATVLAGAAVATAGPISFVALVAPHLSRLLTRSDRVLPATLLGGVLLLASDLVAQHAFALPLPVGVVTVVLGGLFFLGLLWREGRRV; via the coding sequence ATGACGACGACCACACCGCACACCGGGCAGGCCCTGCCGACCGGCGAGCTCCTCCTCACCGCCGGCGGCTTCTCGGTCCGGCTGCACCTGCGAACGGCGTGGGTGACCGCAGCCCTCGCCGTCGTCGTCGTGGTCCTCGTGGCCGCCTCGCTGGTGGTCGGCGAGTTCACCATCCCGATCCCCGACGCGGTCGCGACCCTGCTCGGCGACGCACCCGATCGCACCACCAACTTCTTCATCCATGAACGCCGCCTGCCCCGGGCGCTGGTCGCGGTGGCGGTCGGTGCGGCGCTGGCGACCTCGGGCGCGCTGTTCTGCGCGCTCACCCGCAACCCGCTGGCCAGCCCGGACATCATCGGTATCACCCAGGGCGCCTCGGCGGGCGGGGCGACGGTGATCCTCGTGCTGGGCGGCGGGATCGCACAGGTCGCCACGGGAGCGCTCGTCGGCGCGGCCCTCACCGCCGGGTTCATCCTGGCCCTGACGTGGTGGCGAGGGCTCAGCGGCGCCCGCCTGGTCCTGCTCGGTGTGGCCCTGGGTGCCCTGGCGATGGCGTATGTGGCGCACCTGCTTTCCCGAGGGTTCGTGGCCAGCGCGGTCACCGCGCAGGTCTGGTTGACGGGCTCGCTGCAGGGCTGCGGCTGGTCCGAGCTCTGGCCGCTGGCGTGGGTGCTGCTCGTGGCGTCGGTGGTCATCGCGAGTCGGTCACGTGCCATGCGCGCGCTCGCGCTGGGTGACGACGTCGCGGTGGCTCTGGGCGTGCGACTGCGGAGCACGCGCCTGGTTCTGTTGGCGGCGGCCACGGTGCTTGCCGGGGCGGCGGTGGCGACGGCCGGGCCGATCTCGTTCGTGGCGCTGGTGGCTCCGCACCTGTCACGACTGCTCACCCGCAGCGATCGGGTCCTCCCGGCGACGCTGCTGGGCGGGGTGCTGCTCTTGGCCTCGGATCTGGTGGCCCAGCACGCGTTCGCCCTACCGCTCCCGGTGGGCGTCGTGACGGTAGTGCTCGGCGGGCTGTTCTTCCTGGGTCTGCTGTGGCGGGAGGGCCGTCGTGTCTGA
- a CDS encoding iron ABC transporter permease, with the protein MAPRPLPDSGAAARPAAPGTEPAPPSMRPPHRGAGLVPGLIVTVLALAAAVVSSLAIGARPIPPAEVVSALLGQGTQSVVGIVGELRANRTVLGLVCGAALGASGALMQAVTRNPIADPGILGVNAGAALGVVAGATLTGGLGLASTVWFALAGAGVASAIILLLSTSALAASSPVRLTLAGVALAAVLSGLSQTFVVLDETVLQAYSFWQVGSLTARSIDEVTGVIPLVVVGAVIALLLLRGLDALALGDDSAVALGVRPGWVRVWSLVAVALLAGTATALAGPISFVGLVVPHLVRGLVGPSLIRVVPLSIVVAPALLLVADVVGRVIAGGSETPAGVVMAFIGAPMLVAYLAAGRRVGVA; encoded by the coding sequence GTGGCCCCACGACCTCTCCCCGACTCCGGCGCCGCCGCACGTCCCGCGGCGCCCGGCACAGAGCCTGCGCCCCCGAGCATGCGGCCGCCCCACCGCGGTGCCGGGTTGGTCCCCGGGCTGATCGTGACGGTCCTGGCCCTGGCGGCCGCCGTCGTGTCCAGCCTCGCGATCGGCGCCCGCCCGATCCCGCCCGCCGAGGTGGTGAGTGCGCTGCTCGGCCAGGGCACGCAGAGCGTGGTGGGGATCGTCGGCGAGCTGCGGGCCAACCGGACCGTGCTCGGGCTGGTGTGCGGTGCGGCGCTCGGCGCGTCGGGGGCACTCATGCAGGCCGTGACCCGCAATCCGATCGCCGACCCGGGGATCCTCGGCGTCAATGCCGGCGCAGCGCTCGGCGTGGTCGCCGGAGCGACGCTCACCGGGGGCCTCGGCCTGGCCTCCACGGTGTGGTTCGCGCTGGCTGGCGCGGGTGTGGCGTCCGCGATCATCCTGCTGCTCAGCACCTCGGCGCTGGCGGCGTCCTCCCCCGTTCGGCTTACACTCGCCGGCGTCGCGCTGGCGGCGGTGCTCTCCGGTCTCAGCCAGACGTTCGTCGTGCTGGATGAGACCGTCCTCCAGGCGTACAGCTTCTGGCAGGTCGGCTCGCTCACCGCGCGGTCGATCGACGAGGTCACCGGCGTGATCCCGCTCGTCGTCGTTGGCGCGGTGATCGCCCTGCTCCTCCTGCGCGGCCTGGACGCGCTCGCCCTGGGCGACGACTCGGCGGTGGCGCTGGGCGTGCGGCCCGGGTGGGTACGGGTGTGGTCGCTCGTCGCCGTCGCGCTGCTCGCCGGGACCGCCACAGCGCTGGCCGGGCCCATCAGCTTCGTAGGCCTGGTGGTGCCCCACCTCGTCCGCGGTCTCGTCGGCCCGAGCCTGATCCGGGTGGTGCCGCTGTCCATTGTGGTGGCCCCGGCGTTGTTGCTGGTGGCCGACGTGGTCGGCCGGGTGATCGCGGGCGGGTCGGAGACCCCCGCGGGCGTGGTGATGGCGTTCATCGGTGCGCCGATGCTGGTGGCGTACCTCGCCGCGGGCCGACGGGTGGGTGTCGCATGA
- a CDS encoding ABC transporter substrate-binding protein yields MTRILRRRRSVPTLIAVTVASALALSACSGSGDTAEATGDDAYTVTHAMGETVIDGTPERVVVLDSPHLDALVALGHTPVGITESGAGSGAPPYLGDVDAEIVGLTSEPDIDAIAALAPDLIIGAKVRHEAIYDELSGIAPTVYSENSGTDWQEQARITAAAIGEDDEMEQLIADLDTRIAEVGTEVGAEGTTLSIVRFRPDNFRLYGPETFSGSILSQMGFDLGEREWNEYSMAELSPELYEQITGDIVFFTNPGGDPTATTMATVTGLWGDLPAVKADQVHEVEDETWMVGIGVLGAGEILDDVQEILG; encoded by the coding sequence ATGACCAGAATCCTCCGACGGCGCCGCTCGGTGCCCACCCTGATCGCCGTGACCGTCGCCTCCGCCCTGGCCCTGTCCGCGTGCTCCGGCAGCGGCGATACCGCCGAGGCCACCGGCGACGACGCTTACACCGTCACCCACGCGATGGGCGAGACCGTGATCGACGGGACGCCCGAGAGGGTCGTCGTCCTCGACTCCCCGCACCTCGACGCCCTCGTCGCCCTGGGCCACACACCCGTCGGCATCACCGAGTCCGGAGCCGGATCCGGCGCCCCGCCGTATCTCGGGGACGTGGACGCCGAGATCGTGGGCCTGACCTCCGAACCCGACATCGACGCGATCGCCGCCCTGGCACCGGACCTCATCATCGGCGCCAAGGTCCGCCACGAGGCAATCTACGACGAGCTCTCCGGCATTGCCCCCACCGTGTACTCCGAGAATTCCGGCACCGACTGGCAGGAGCAGGCGCGGATCACCGCCGCGGCCATCGGCGAAGACGACGAGATGGAGCAGCTCATCGCCGATCTCGACACCCGCATCGCCGAGGTGGGCACCGAGGTGGGCGCCGAGGGCACCACCCTGTCGATCGTCCGGTTCCGCCCGGACAACTTCCGCCTCTACGGCCCCGAGACGTTCTCCGGCTCGATCCTGTCCCAGATGGGCTTCGACCTGGGCGAGCGCGAGTGGAACGAGTACTCCATGGCCGAGCTCTCCCCGGAGCTGTACGAGCAGATCACCGGCGACATCGTGTTCTTCACCAACCCCGGCGGCGACCCCACGGCCACGACCATGGCGACCGTGACCGGACTATGGGGCGACCTGCCCGCCGTGAAGGCCGACCAAGTCCACGAGGTCGAGGACGAGACCTGGATGGTCGGCATCGGCGTCCTCGGCGCCGGCGAGATCCTCGACGACGTCCAGGAGATCCTGGGCTGA